One genomic region from Leptolyngbyaceae cyanobacterium JSC-12 encodes:
- a CDS encoding glutamyl-tRNA(Gln) and/or aspartyl-tRNA(Asn) amidotransferase, B subunit (IMG reference gene:2510094879~PFAM: GatB/GatE catalytic domain; GatB domain~TIGRFAM: aspartyl/glutamyl-tRNA(Asn/Gln) amidotransferase, B subunit): protein MTASAPTKTQYEAVIGLETHCQLNTATKIFSASSTKFGEPPNTLIDPVCMGLPGTLPVLNQKVLEYAVKTGLALNCQIAPYSKFDRKQYFYPDLPKNYQISQYDLPIAEHGWLEIELVDKESGTATRKRIGITRLHMEEDAGKLVHGGSDRLAGSTYSLVDYNRAGVPLLEIVSEPDIRSGQEAAEYAQELRRILRYLGVSDGNMQEGSLRCDVNISVRPVGQKEFGTKVEIKNMNSFNAIQRAIEYEIERQIEAIETGERIVQETRLWEEGSQRTISMRVKEGSSDYRYFPEPDLGPIEVSPTQLEEWRSQLPELPAQKRHRYEEDLGLSAYDARVLTNDRAIAEFFEAAIAAGAPAKQAANWIMGDISAYLNSNVSLTIKDLALTPESLAELIGLIEDRTISNAAAKTILPELLTKGGSAKAIVERDRLGQISDVATLETMIDEVLAENPKELEQYRNGKTKLLGFFVGQMMKKTGGRCDPKLTNQLVAKKLNT, encoded by the coding sequence ATGACAGCATCCGCTCCAACCAAGACGCAATACGAAGCAGTCATCGGGTTAGAAACCCACTGCCAACTTAATACCGCCACCAAAATTTTCTCCGCCAGTTCAACAAAGTTTGGAGAACCACCCAACACGTTAATTGATCCAGTCTGCATGGGCTTGCCTGGGACTCTGCCTGTACTCAACCAGAAAGTGCTGGAGTATGCTGTAAAAACAGGTTTGGCGCTAAACTGTCAGATTGCCCCGTACAGCAAGTTCGATCGCAAACAATACTTCTATCCCGATCTCCCCAAAAACTATCAGATTTCCCAATACGACTTGCCTATTGCCGAGCATGGCTGGCTAGAGATTGAACTAGTGGATAAAGAAAGCGGGACCGCAACCCGCAAGCGCATTGGCATCACTCGCTTGCACATGGAAGAAGATGCTGGGAAGCTGGTGCATGGCGGCAGCGATCGCCTTGCAGGTTCTACTTACTCTTTGGTGGATTACAACCGGGCGGGTGTCCCCTTGCTTGAAATTGTCTCTGAACCGGATATTCGCAGTGGACAAGAAGCAGCAGAGTATGCCCAAGAACTGCGCCGGATCTTACGCTACCTGGGTGTGAGCGATGGCAACATGCAAGAAGGCTCCCTTCGTTGTGATGTCAATATTTCCGTGCGCCCTGTCGGACAAAAAGAATTTGGTACGAAGGTGGAAATCAAAAACATGAACTCCTTCAACGCCATTCAGAGAGCGATTGAGTATGAAATTGAGCGGCAAATTGAGGCCATTGAAACTGGAGAACGGATTGTTCAAGAAACGCGCTTGTGGGAAGAAGGCTCACAACGCACCATCAGTATGCGGGTGAAAGAAGGCTCCAGCGATTACCGCTATTTCCCAGAGCCAGATCTGGGTCCAATTGAGGTATCGCCAACCCAGTTGGAAGAATGGCGATCGCAACTTCCTGAACTCCCCGCTCAAAAACGCCACCGCTACGAGGAAGATTTGGGACTTTCTGCCTATGATGCACGGGTATTGACCAATGATCGCGCGATTGCCGAATTTTTTGAAGCCGCGATCGCCGCAGGTGCCCCTGCCAAACAAGCCGCGAACTGGATCATGGGCGATATTAGCGCTTACCTCAACAGCAACGTTAGCCTTACTATTAAGGACCTTGCCCTCACGCCAGAAAGTTTAGCTGAACTGATTGGGCTGATTGAAGATCGCACTATCAGCAACGCCGCCGCCAAAACTATCCTGCCAGAATTACTGACCAAAGGTGGCTCTGCCAAAGCGATCGTAGAACGAGACAGGTTAGGGCAAATCTCAGACGTAGCCACCCTAGAGACAATGATCGACGAAGTGCTGGCAGAAAATCCCAAAGAGCTAGAACAGTATCGCAACGGTAAAACAAAACTATTGGGATTCTTCGTAGGACAAATGATGAAAAAAACAGGCGGACGCTGCGATCCCAAACTAACGAACCAACTGGTTGCCAAGAAGCTCAACACTTAG